A single Patagioenas fasciata isolate bPatFas1 chromosome 29, bPatFas1.hap1, whole genome shotgun sequence DNA region contains:
- the LOC136113883 gene encoding uncharacterized protein, which translates to MAARDGSAAGAGGGPGAAAPLAGAGRSPCCPRAVAVLPPGGSGGVPLVAPAVPRLKILLTPRWDRDRRQFRPGYPRPRDHKDTLVTCGQPDVTQNSQVLLAELLSSGSTPKPCCLLALVLSTPISPGFLQLLCPLGSFLPDPFYPLRSPQTPVTVSVRWGTSHCAVHGQDDEDSGQEIPSKRSFPLTVGQRQQPRYRDSSTDGPGIATAAPTAPVSRQQHRQPRYRDSSTNSPGIATAAPTAPVSRQQDRQPRYRDGQQ; encoded by the exons atggcggcGAGGGACGGGT cggctgcgggggcgggcggggggcccggggctgcggccccgctggccggggccgggcggtcgccgtgttgcccccgggcggtcgccgtgttgcccccgggcggcagtgggggggtcccgctggtcgcccccgcagttccgcggttgaaaatcctcctcacaccgcgctgggaccgcgatcgccgccagttccgtcccgg gtaccctcggcctcgtgaccacaaggacacattggtgacttgtggccaacctgatgtcacccagaactcccaagtccttctcgcagagctgctttccagcgggtccacccccaaaccgtgctg cctccttgcgctcgtcctctccacgccgatctctcctggcttcctccagctgctgtgtcctctgg gcagtttcctcccagaccccttttaccccctgcgctctccacagaccccagttaccgtttctgttcgatggggaacatctcactgtgctgtgcatggccaagacgatgaggactctggacaggaaatcccttccaagcgcagctttcctctcaccgttgggcagcgacaacagccccggtatcgcgacagcagcaccgacggccccggtatcgcgacagcagcaccaacagccccggtatcgcgacagcagcaccgacagccccggtatcgcgacagcagcaccaacagccccggtatcgcaacagcagcaccgacagccccggtatcgcgacagcaggaccgacagccccggtatcgcgacgggcagcagtga
- the LOC139825830 gene encoding uncharacterized protein isoform X2, translated as MSPAALMSRRNPGNALLFRALAGRLSRSAASRSESLWFSAEPRGFGADRSTMMPQINVGSGFQAELPALRDPAQAQQDEERAELVWKPWGDMDTDPQAPDPARLFLT; from the exons atgtcaccggcggcgctgatgtcgcggcggaaccccggcaacgctttgttgttccgagccctcgcagggcgtctctcccgctctgccgcgtctcggagcgaatccctgtggttttcggccgaaccgcgcggtttcggtgccgatcggagcacgatgatgcc gcagatcaacgtggggagcggcttccaggcggagctgccggccctgcgcgacccagcgcaggcgcagcaggacgaggagcgcgcggagctggtctggaagccctggggggacatggacaccgacccgcaggcgcccgacccag cgcgtcttttcttgacataa
- the LOC139825830 gene encoding zinc finger protein 541-like isoform X1, with amino-acid sequence MSPAALMSRRNPGNALLFRALAGRLSRSAASRSESLWFSAEPRGFGADRSTMMPQINVGSGFQAELPALRDPAQAQQDEERAELVWKPWGDMDTDPQAPDPGIARIGCLAHPTWAPGGSSLLLGLPTLPFG; translated from the exons atgtcaccggcggcgctgatgtcgcggcggaaccccggcaacgctttgttgttccgagccctcgcagggcgtctctcccgctctgccgcgtctcggagcgaatccctgtggttttcggccgaaccgcgcggtttcggtgccgatcggagcacgatgatgcc gcagatcaacgtggggagcggcttccaggcggagctgccggccctgcgcgacccagcgcaggcgcagcaggacgaggagcgcgcggagctggtctggaagccctggggggacatggacaccgacccgcaggcgcccgacccaggtatcgcacgcattgggtgcctggcccaccccacctgggccccgggggggtcgtcgctgctcttggggctcccaacgctgccttttgggtag